A genome region from Setaria italica strain Yugu1 chromosome III, Setaria_italica_v2.0, whole genome shotgun sequence includes the following:
- the LOC101768756 gene encoding adenine DNA glycosylase, which yields MAKNPKAADNRRGRPPTRRSQPRRAKAAPVASSSVDIEDLAPSVTVAVAAAAPAALRAQLLRWYDAHRRDLPWRRASGGEEERAYAVWVSEVMLQQTRVPVVVGYYERWMARWPTVRSLAAATQEEVNEMWAGLGYYRRARFLLEGAKQIVEKGEFPRTASALREVRGIGDYTAGAIASIAFNEVVPVVDGNVVRVLSRLHAIADNPKESSTMKRFWELAGQLVDPLRPGDFNQAMMELGATLCSKTKPGCTGCPVSSHCQALALSLENSSVQVTDFPRVVPKAKPRSDFAAVCVVQIAQGLGEEVTDTKGNDDLFLLIKRPEEGLLAGLWEFPLVLVDEGKTDSLNRRKAMDKYLTRLLSIDMGRKSNVILREDVGQHVHIFSHIRLTMYVELMIINLKDGVDRLCKKEDDSTKLKFTNESSVESMGLTSGIRKVYNMVKAFKEKRLSVSERGQVPTRKRSRRSKQ from the exons atGGCCAAGAACCCCAAGGCGGCCGACAaccgccgcggccggcctccCACCAGAAGGTCCCAACCCCGCCGCGCCAAGGCGGCCCCggtggcctcctcctccgttgACATCGAGGACCTGGCTCCCTCAGTGACCGTGgccgtagccgccgccgccccggcggcgctGCGCGCGCAGCTGCTGCGGTGGTACGACGCGCACCGGCGCGACCTCCCGTGGCGAcgcgccagcggcggcgaggaggagagggCGTACGCGGTGTGGGTGTCGGAGGTGATGCTGCAGCAGACGCGGGTGCCCGTCGTCGTCGGCTACTACGAGCGGTGGATGGCGCGGTGGCCCACCGTGcggagcctcgccgccgccacgcaggAG GAGGTGAACGAGATGTGGGCGGGGCTCGGCTACTACCGGAGGGCTCGATTTCTTCTGGAG GGAGCAAAACAGATCGTGGAAAAGGGGGAGTTTCCTCGCACAGCGTCAGCCCTTCGCGAGGTTCGTGGCATTGGGGAttacacggcaggagccatcgCTTCTATAGCCTTCAATGAG GTTGTCCCTGTTGTGGATGGAAATGTGGTACGAGTGCTCAGCAGGCTTCATGCCATTGCTGACAACCCAAAAGAATCCTCAACAATGAAGAGATTCTG GGAGCTTGCAGGTCAGCTGGTTGATCCTTTGAGACCAGGGGACTTCAACCAAGCAATGATGGAATTAGGAGCAACATTATGTAGCAAGACAAAGCCTGGTTGCACTGGATGCCCAGTCTCAAGTCACTGCCAAGCCCTTGCACTTTCTCTGGAAAACTCATCAGTCCAAGTTACAGACTTCCCACGAGTGGTTCCAAAGGCCAAACCTCGGAGCGATTTTGCTGCTGTTTGTGTTGTCCAGATTGCACAAGGCTTGGGAGAAGAGGTGACAGACACAAAGGGCAATGACGATCTCTTTTTGCTGATCAAGAGACCAGAGGAAGGCCTACTTGCAGGGCTCTGGGAGTTCCCGCTGGTCCTTGTGGATGAAGGGAAGACCGATTCGCTGAACAGGAGGAAAGCAATGGATAAGTATTTGACAAGGTTGCTTAGCATCGACATGGGACGAAAATCCAATGTGATCCTTCGGGAGGATGTTGGTCAGCATGTCCATATTTTCTCCCATATTCGCTTGACAATGTATGTGGAACTGATGATTATTAATCTCAAAG ATGGTGTGGATCGactatgcaaaaaggaagatgatAGCACAAAGTTGAAATTCACTAACGAGTCCTCAGTGGAGTCCATGGGATTAACATCTGGTATTCGTAAG GTGTACAACATGGTCAAGGCTTTCAAGGAGAAAAGGCTCTCTGTATCGGAAAGAGGTCAAGTACCCACGAGGAAAAGGAGTAGACGGTCAAAGCAGTAA
- the LOC101769163 gene encoding 2-dehydro-3-deoxyphosphooctonate aldolase: protein MEGPPVALFDSLKAAKPFFLLAGPNVIESEEHVLKMAKHIKGITTKLGIPLVFKSSFDKANRTSSKSFRGPGLEEGLRILEKVKATYDLPIVTDVHESHQCEAVGRVADIIQIPAFLCRQTDLLVAAAKTGKIINIKKGQFCASSVMVSSAEKIRLAGNPNVMVCERGTMFGYNDLIVDPRNLEWLREANCPVVADITHALQQPAGRKLDGGGVASGGLRELIPCIARTSVAVGVDGIFMEVHDDPLNAPCDGPTQWPLRNLEELLEELLAIARVTKGKKPFKIDLTPFQE, encoded by the exons ATGGAGGGCCCGCCCGTCGCGCTATTCGACAGCCTCAAG GCTGCCAAACCATTCTTCCTGCTAGCCGGGCCCAATGTGATTGAATCGGAGGAGCATGTCCTGAAGATGGCCAAACACATTAAAGGCATCACAACCAA GCTTGGGATCCCACTTGTCTTCAAGTCCAGCTTTGATAAAGCAAATCGTACATCATCGAAATCTTTCCGTGGTCCTGGTCTGGAAGAAGGCCTAAGG ATCCTTGAAAAAGTGAAAGCAACATATGACCTTCCAATTGTAACTGATGTGCACGAAAGCCACCAG TGTGAAGCTGTTGGAAGAGTTGCTGACATTATACAAATTCCAGCTTTCCTCTGTCGTCAG ACTGATCTTCTTGTGGCTGCTGCTAAGACTGGAAAAATTATCAATATCAAGAAAGGCCAATTCTGTGCATCCTCT GTTATGGTCAGCTCTGCAGAGAAAATAAGACTTGCTGGAAATCCAAATGTGATGGTCTGCGAGCGTGGTACCATGTTTGGCTACA ATGATCTAATTGTTGACCCAAGGAATCTTGAGTGGCTTAGGGAAGCTAACTGCCCAGTT GTAGCTGATATAACACATGCTCTACAACAACCAGCTGGAAGAAAG CTTGATGGTGGAGGTGTTGCAAGCGGGGGCTTACGAGAACTAATACCATGCATAGCAAGAACTTCTGTTGCTGTTGGTGTTGATGGTATTTTCATGGAG GTACATGATGATCCCTTGAACGCACCATGTGATGGCCCAACCCAATGG CCATTGCGCAATTTGGAGGAACTATTGGAGGAATTGTTAGCAATTGCT CGAGTTaccaagggaaagaagccgttCAAGATTGATCTCACTCCATTCCAGGAATGA